GATGTGCTCATGCTCACCGGACACGGCGACGTGAAAGACGCGGTCGAGGCCATGAAGCAAGGCGCCTGGGACTTCCTCATCAAGGACACGCCGTTCGATGCCGGCGTGGTGAAGGCGGCGCTGACCAAGCTCAAGACCGTCCGTGCGCTCCGCAAGGAAAACCTGGCGGCCCGCCATGGCGGATTTACGCGCGATGTGATTGTCGATGGGACCAGCCCGGCCTGGCAGAAACTCACAACCCAGATTGCCCAGGTGGCACCGGCCAATGCGCCCGTCCTCATACAAGGAGAAACGGGCTCCGGCAAAGAAGTGGCGGCGCGGTTGCTCCACGATCTGAGCCGGCGGGCCAACGGGCCGTTCCTCGCCATCAACTGCGGCGCCGTCAGCCGGGAACTGCTCGAAAGCGAACTCTTCGGGCACGAAAAGGGCTCGTTTACCGGCGCCACCGCCGCCAAGATCGGGCTCATCGCCGCCGCTGAAGGCGGCACGTTGTTTCTCGACGAACTGGGCGAGATGCCGGGACCGATGCAGGTGAGCCTCTTGCGGTTTCTCGACCGCAATGAATACCGCCCCGTCGGCAGCACCCGCACCCTGCACGCCGACGTACGGATCATCGGCGCCACCAATCAGGATATTCAGGAACTCGTCCATCAAGGCCGCTTCCGCGACGACCTCCTGTACCGCATCAACACCATTACCCTGCGTGTGCCGCCGCTGCGTGAGCGAACTGAGGATATCCCCGCCTTGGTCGAGCACATCCTCCAAACATGGCCGGTGCCCGGCTCACCCAAGCGCACGCTCTCGGCGGACGCCCTCCAGCAACTGGCCACCTACCACTGGCCGGGCAATGTGCGGGAACTGCGGAATGTGGTCGAGCGCATGGTCTTGATGCACACCGGCACGGGTCCGATCGGCCGGGACGACGTGGCGCAGAGCCTTCCCCCATCAGCGGGGCAAGAGCGCGACGGCAACCTCTCCGCCTGTTCGCTCGATGACATCGAACGGCGCCATATCCAACGCGTCCTCGATGCCAGCGGGGGCAACAAAACCCAGGCCGCCAAAACCCTCGACATCGACTACAAGACCCTGCTCGCGAAACTGAAGAAATATGGGATCGCCGCAGACCATCACGAACACCATCCCGGGGCACACAAAGCCCCCGCCCCATAGAAGGAACACCGGCTATGACACAACCGGCATCATCGGGAGAACAGCAGGCCCAGCAACGGTTCGGCACCACCACGCGCGCCGCCGCCTTCTACGCCAATCAGATGCTGGACCATCTCAACCGGCCCATGCAGCAGTTCATCGCGCGGCAAGAAATGGTCTTTATCGCCACCGCCGATGCGAAGGGCGCCTGCGACAGCTCATTCCGCGCCGGCACCAGGGGATTCGTCACCGTGCTGGACGAGAAGACGCTGGTCTATCCGGAATATCGAGGCAACGGCGTGCTGGCGAGCGTCGGCAATATCTTGGAAAACCCCCACATCGGGATGATCTTCCTGGATTACTATCTGACCACGATGGGGTTGCACGTCAACGGCAAAGCGCAGGTCTTGACGCCCGGTGAGCTGGAAGGGATCCAGCAGCTTCCCGCCAGTATTCTCGAAGCCATGCAGATCAAAGGCGGCCGGCATCCGGAAGCCTGGGTCCTGGTGAACGTCGAGGAAGCCTACGTCCATTGCTCCAAACATGTGCCGCTCATGAAGCGCCTGGACAAACATATCGCCTGGGGCAGCGACGACGAGTTTGTCAAAGGCGGCGACTTCTTCAACGTGCGCGCCGAGCGGTAGCTACGAGACGGCTCGGAATGGCGGTCCTGCAAAGCCGCATTTCCGTGGCCTCCTCTCGTTTCACGCCTCACGTTTCACGATTTCAGGGAACGCCGCTGGCGGACATTACCAACAGCCTGTCAGGTTTTTTGCTTGGCCTTGGCCAAGGCCAGCGCCATCGCGCTGACCGGCTGAGGCAAGCGTGTGGCCGCTTGGCCGGATGCCGAGGGACCGCGTCCCCGCTGATCGCGAGGGCCGGCCGTCACGGCCTCGCTCCCAGGCTGAGCGGGACGGCTGGCCGCATCGTCCAGCCGCATGGTCAAGGCAATCCGCTGGCGCTTCAAATCCACGTCGAGCACCTTCACCTTGACGATCTGGCCTGGCTTGACCACTTCATGCGGATCTTTCACGAATTTATTGGCCAGCGCCGAGACATGCACAAGCCCGTCCTGGTGCACGCCGATATCGACGAACGCGCCGAACGCGGCGACATTCGTCACCACGCCTTCCAGCACCATGCCCGGCTGCAAATCGGCCACCGCCTCGACGCCGTCACGGAAGGCCGCCGTTTTGAATTCCGGACGAGGGTCACGGCCCGGCTTTTCCAACTCGGTGAGAATATCGCGCACCGTCGGCACCCCGAACTTCTCATCGGTGAAGTCCGTCGGCGACAATCCCTTCAAGACGGCCG
The Nitrospira sp. genome window above contains:
- a CDS encoding sigma-54 dependent transcriptional regulator, with translation MRTLIIDDEAYVRLVLEQALREEGCQVTAVTHGQAGLDALQTSPFDCVITDLRMPGLDGRAVLKWITEHQPDVDVLMLTGHGDVKDAVEAMKQGAWDFLIKDTPFDAGVVKAALTKLKTVRALRKENLAARHGGFTRDVIVDGTSPAWQKLTTQIAQVAPANAPVLIQGETGSGKEVAARLLHDLSRRANGPFLAINCGAVSRELLESELFGHEKGSFTGATAAKIGLIAAAEGGTLFLDELGEMPGPMQVSLLRFLDRNEYRPVGSTRTLHADVRIIGATNQDIQELVHQGRFRDDLLYRINTITLRVPPLRERTEDIPALVEHILQTWPVPGSPKRTLSADALQQLATYHWPGNVRELRNVVERMVLMHTGTGPIGRDDVAQSLPPSAGQERDGNLSACSLDDIERRHIQRVLDASGGNKTQAAKTLDIDYKTLLAKLKKYGIAADHHEHHPGAHKAPAP
- a CDS encoding pyridoxamine 5'-phosphate oxidase family protein, yielding MTQPASSGEQQAQQRFGTTTRAAAFYANQMLDHLNRPMQQFIARQEMVFIATADAKGACDSSFRAGTRGFVTVLDEKTLVYPEYRGNGVLASVGNILENPHIGMIFLDYYLTTMGLHVNGKAQVLTPGELEGIQQLPASILEAMQIKGGRHPEAWVLVNVEEAYVHCSKHVPLMKRLDKHIAWGSDDEFVKGGDFFNVRAER